The following is a genomic window from Aphis gossypii isolate Hap1 chromosome X, ASM2018417v2, whole genome shotgun sequence.
attgtcaatttgtgtaaaatataaaaaaaatataaaatattgtaaaattgtaaaaatgtaaaaaaataattataatttaatgctttgatatttgttacaaatttttgatgaatattttatatgtcgttatttaatatttatagtcaatttgtataaatataaaaaatatatacgtataaaaaattgtaaaattgtaaaataataattatataatacttgataaatatttatatacttatgatGTACAACAAAAACTTATCTGATAGGTATATATCACTGTTGTACGTcaagtatataaatgttacTAAACAGACGACCGGATTTACAGTccgattttttatacatagagtTAGATTGTGGTCAATTGACAGTACCGTTTTTCGTTGGAATCAGTAAGTTCACCCAGTACGCCGGACGCCGGCTCCGGCACACTGTACTTGGAGAAACAGGGCGACCGGTCGGCAAAATATAATCGTGTGTTTGGACCCTTAGGTACTTATAGTTAAGTATAAGCGAAACGTATATAAAACGCTCTAATTAAGGCCGGGGCCATACACGGCGTTTTCCGCCACGGATTACGTCCGTCGTGTACTATTAACTACTCCGATATAAACTTTCAATTCGACGGAAAACGGCGCGGAATGCGTAACGTACGAAACGCGGAGGAAAACGACGTGTATATAGCCCCGGCCTAAGTCAAAAAGACTAATACCATATGGAAATCTGGCAACATTGCATTACACTCTTGGGTACAAAACGTACGGAATCGTGTGTCTTAAAATGTGCACGATCCGGTACGCTGATGAGGACCGTAGGTACGGAATTGTGTTCTACCCCCCTTGGTGTTCGGGCCAAgtagcatataataataataataaacgcgcGCTTGGTCACCAATTACTTCGTGCGGTGCACGCACACACCGACCGAcctgtgtatgtgtatatagcGACTCGAGAGAAGTGGACGGATTCGCCGAGCAAAATTCCGAGTGCTAGTgtaggtgtgtgtgtgtgtgtgtgtgtgtgtgtgtgtgtgtgtgtgtgtgtgtgtgtgtgtgtgtgtgtgtgtgtgtaataatatatatacatcacacACATATGTATTTGGCTTCTCTTTCTACCCTGGAATGTTGACCGGGCAGGTGAAACGTGTTTAGTACCGAGATtgttgtatcataatattcgtCGAAAAACGTTGTCcgatgattatatatatatatatatatagcattaCATCTGCTAACTGGTTTTTGTCGACGGTCCTAGTATTGTTATGCgagtatatttaagtatattatatacttattagttattattattaacatgtaatgacagtgaatttaaatttatctattttattttaactattattatacctacttaataattcCAACAAAAACACTCCGTCGAACTCCGTGTAAAAAATTGcgaagtcaaaaaaaaaaaaaatggccaTCGTTAGCATTATAAAGATGtgatatcattaataattgctaattacactaaattaaaaaaataatagtcattTATAAAGCTTAGGCATCATAAAGATCTGATATCATGAATAAATgctaagtaaattaaatttaaaataaatgtattctatctcaataatttatttactttgatagaatttatttcgaaaaataaacatgtCCGTTCGTAATTGgactatttaacaaatttccaTGACAAATGttactaaatttgtttttaaaaaagtcttaattattaatttataaataaaataaattctcgcaaagtaaataaattattgagatagaatacatttatttcaaatttaatttacttagaaTTTATTCATGATATCAGATCTTTATAATGCCTAAgtcttataaataactttttttttaaatttagtgtaCTTagcaattattaatgatatcaCATCTTTTTAGTGCTAAGGatggctattttttttttttttgacttagCAATTTTTTACACGGAGTTCGACGAAGTTGGGATATCAgtagttttttataacatatttttatgtaccagcatgtaatataatttacaggtttttatgtttttatttatttattatattattattatgattgtttatttaatgttatcatcacttttttttttttttaattatattcaattttttccccattattataatataagagcatcttaacccccccccccctcacCCCGTAACcattgttcaaaataaataattattaattgtcgaCGATCCACATGGCCCCCTACAACAACggaatacaacaataattacacgtggttattacgataataacattatataatataacaatatcacGGCGCGCCGGCGAATACACGCTGAATGTCACGTATACGTATATGGCATAGAGAGGGTCACTGGCGCTGCTGCATGAAACGTTATAACTAAAAACCTCAAAAATACTTGACTTCTTTGCTAGAATATTATTCAaccaattttttcaaaaaggaCAAAGGTATAATCTGCATATCATGACCGATCTATTGATACCACAAACAGACCAATCTGTTCATTCATTAGGCCTGTAGCCCTGGCTAAAGAAAGTGGGCAAATTTACACACATTCAATGGGCAAACTCAGGCTCGTGTAATGTAGTATATAGTATGGTAGTGACCGCTccgcttttatttttttttacttagcttcGCGCCACTACTGTCGcgctacattattatttgatttaaatatttcataaatatcacACACTAACCTAaccattgatatatatatattatatcttagttcgtattaataaatattaaaatttacttatgcgaaaagaattttattttgtgatgaCAATGTGTGACTTAACCACGGCCcaagataatataatggaCTGGTATCGATAAGGTGAGGGGAGTAGGGAGTAGGACTCGCAAATGTCTGGCGTTATCACCAGCGCGAATagtggtttaattttaaactattcacaatatacttattagttcGTTGTcagtagtttaaaattaaaccacCGTGCGCGCTAGTAACAGTTTAGTCCCTACCACTATGATAACGTCAGACGTAATATGAGATCCACCGAAATTGTTTGGATACCAGTTCAGTATATCTCTTAGTCTGTGATAGTACGTTACACGTCTATATCtgatatatttgattaataactaCACGATTAACAAGTAACAACTAACGAATACTGGCTACTGGTGTCTGTCAGCGTAGTTATAGTGCATTAACATTATACTCGCTTTTGTATATTCTATTACCAGCGGctaaactgtttttttattttaataactgcagTTCCAACCCATAGTGTAATATCTCCACGTTCCAACCGGAGTAAATAATCGTGAAGTAACTGTGTGTGACGTGTTCAGTGTTATATACGTCTTTTGTGTTTGAgtgtacgtatataaatttattatttcgataTTTCTTAGTCAGAGCAGTCGTCCGTTAATCGTTTCACTAAATTGTCGTTCATCATGTCAACacagcaaaatatattattttattcaagaaTATATGAGAAGGTGGATAAACAAGATTTGAGGTACTTACATGGTTTtaatgtaacatatttttaattgaaatggcgtcaatttatcatttgtgtttgaataattgtttacttCCACCTATGACAGGTTTGTAGCTATATCAGAAGAATTTAGTAAGACATTACCCAAGGACCGTACGATGACTGAAGCTGAGTGGCGAAATCTTGGTTTTGAACTGCCAAGTGGCTGGACACATTGTGGAAAAATACGGCCAGATCGtatgtagaatttttataaaaatatactatatattttaatttcatatttttctttatatatatacatttataagaaaaattgagTATTATCTGTAGGCACAACTAGGGTTAATTTTTTGGGGGGCTAGAATAAATGCAATgcgtgtatattttgtttatggaATGTGCACATTGATAatatctgaaataataataataattgagggAGCTATCCAAATATTTAGGGGAGGTTAAGACCCCCCAAGTTCCGCCTAATTGCgcctattaatactattacctTATTTAACACACTGATTGCCTTGGTCAACAACTCTGACGTTAACCTGTTGACTAATTGTATATGCACCTTTATGACTTTCTAATTTGCTTGGGTATTTAAgtgatgttaatatttaatcatggTTCTGATTTGACATAATTTGAGTAATACAAGCAACGTGCATCTAATACTACCTAAGGCACTCaacatattaaaactaataataagttaattatgtataactaGGCATCTATTGAATACTAATTTCTACactaaagatttatttaaaaatgtgaattcTTCAGActtgttaaaaacaaattaaataataatatgtatttatgcatTAGTtagatcataaaatatacatctaaTGTGctcttaaaatgattaaaaaatatgtttttattcaaaatattctagactgtttccttaatgaatattaaaaacatttcattttggttaacataagtaaaataaaaataaattatttttattgttttaaatcattatttagtcTATCAAAATTACCTTTTTTCCCCTTATTAACCACTGACATGGGGAAAGTAGCCTGTTtccagttaataataaaataattaagccaTATTCATGTTAAAAGCAGTTGTGtacttaaaaatcttattattaaaattagcaacttatcaaaaattaaaaaatcccagtataaaacataaaatacttttctgttacatttttttaaatatgcttaATTCTCTtagataaaatgattttattttatatgcaccataaatattattgtgcattCTTTGCTAAATTGTTGATATTTCTTATTCTCatcaaattgaatacattattacacttataaataatgaattttcttGCAAATCGGACCCTAGTTATAAcaagtattgaattattatacttgagaGAATTTGATACCAACTGCTTCTGTCTTTATCTTGTACatgcagtatatatatatatatatatatatagaaattcAGACGTGTTTTCGCTAAacgtacaaatttatttagtatagtaataataaatccaATAACAGATTTGCATTTGTCGTTAAGTCTTCTTGACCTAGACTTTCccaaattattgattttattaccttaaattcaaaaaaaattaattcaaaaaaaaattgggtaGGTCGTGTAAAGTAAACTTAACAACCAATTCAaatctgttttaaaatttctaagaCTTAACTAAATCAATTgatacattaaataacatgTCTAAATATCTATGTTCCGCACGTGTTGGACAAAGATAGAAATGGTCGGTATCGAATCCCCTTAATATGTttgcttaatttattaaatttaaatagtttatagagctttgtattagattataaatgttgacatttattattaactcaaaatattattataattatgtataattattttgtttcagaaCCTGCAAATATGGTgatatttggaaaaaataaagaaacaaataattcataaaattgataaaaaaaaatgatcatttcttattaaactgttttagatttttatttaaaacaataacaattaatgtatttattttctattttatataaacagtaaaacgcattacttttttttttctggctgaatttacatataaaatatttaatatcatgtttaaacttttttgattttcatgttaattttaaatacaaatttatagctaataaaatattacttttgatATTATGCAATCATACTGTGTTTTTAGCAATTCATTACTCAtagaattttgtttatttttatttttataaagtatggtgatttacatattatacatagttccacataaattattaaacctgtaggtaataacaatttatgctGGAGATAAATTCactatatacactataatactatattatttaaaatcattttacacTTTTCTAAATAATGTGAAGTGTCGTAAATTATCAGtaaaaactcaaatttatttattgtaatttcctataaaattataaactttagttagtattatatttatttttgcttgtAAAGAGTTTTTTTAACCACTTGAGCAAAATTGTTTGTAGACTAAGATTTAActacaaacataatttaaaaattttatcaggTACTAGTAGCAAACAACAACATTTTCAGAAAacattcaaatgtatttaagtcCTTGTCCTAATAAGTAGAACAGAATACagcttaaatttaagtaatcaCATTTTAGATGACtgcaaacaaaataagtagctaagcaggttattatattataatataattacaaataatattacttataagttataaaccaATGACAAAAGAAAATTGGTAAGTTTAACAAGTAAAATAGGAATGTAAATAAACATgggtattatattgaaattactaaaaatactgTATTTAGCTACTGTATCTATGTAACATACTGTCGACAGTTTAGTAGCATACAAGTTATAGGTCGGGGCCACACATAGCGGTTGAATCGTGACATGACGCAGTTAAACCGCGTATCAGGTAGTTgcagtaaaaatcaaaaatttttgaattttttgtgcGACTCAACCACTATGTGTGGCCTTGCCATACACTAGTAACGAATCTCCCATTCAATACCAGTGTGCAGTGTCTAACATTATGATATAACCCATACTCCGTGTCTCCGTTCGCCGACCTCAAAGATCAAAACAACAGGAATGTGACTGTTggatataaaacttaatatttttgaattcatcAATTTGAAGCAATGATGCCACAACATTGTGTCGCCAAAGCGCTGTCACCGATACAACGCATATTGTTCAACCTTTGGACCCATCACTCACGATATAAGCTAGCcgtttttagtgtttttagtttttacccgTGAGTCTACGATCCGGTATCCTATCATCGGCGTTACACACTGCCATTTTTTCTTACGTTTTGTTAACTTTTGCTCATCCGAGCTGATCGCTGTAACGCACCGCGCCATGCTGGcgattttgtttcttttggTTCGTTAGCCACCATGGCTACGTCCGTTCTACGCAGTGCGAACATGTAGTCGCGAACTTCGcgattttgtattgtttgtgCAGTCGCTCGTCCGTTATAaaatggtatttaaattttaagctataaaCGCAGTGCGACCCGTGTTGTGCATCCCTTTGTTTACCGTCCACGACGTCGTTTTTGCCGTGCGAATACGCTAAAAATCACACTTTCCAGGTTGTCGTCCgatggtttttactttttatatgtttCAAGCCCGCTCTGTTCGAGCGACCCCAACAATACACCGGCACATGACTCGTTCGGCATAGTTGACCTTCGTGCAGTTGCCGCAGCTCCCATCATTTTATCAGCTTATCATCGTCCAGTTATCAACAACAATATCGCCGTAATCATATTGTCGTAGTCGTACACgcgatttaatgttttttatcattCGTCATCTCCGAAaggtttattttgtattattattattattattctagttGCAAAAACTTTAAGAATGAGAATAACactaacaaattatacaaaaaactacTAAAAACTTACTTCCTGCAGTTTTGTTGTAAACAAAGGCTTATAGAAGTTCTAAAATCCGcaggtttaaatattttaaatatttttttgtatttattatattttatttaaacgttttgacgaattcaacaaattattttacgagttgtaggtactaatataaggtgatttttttttgtgtgtaacaaaataataactttgtacctaatatttatgtaataattattaagatttaaaatatgaaaaacttgTATAAGTTTAAAACTCACGTTACACGGCTACACCACTGCTCTGAGTCTGTAGAGTCTGgagtaatattactaataaataatgttttattctaAATCAATCGTTATTCATTATCGTAAGTTTTTCCGTATAACGGATTAcccataaaaacataattgtataaaattgtagatattttatgtgaataaaacctattgatgtattttattttatttcaagaaCTTAGACCTAAAAACATAACAAGTTCTGGTCCAGACCAATATTATGGACtagtaatgaatttaattgacgataaaataattgaagaaatgaataatagaaaaaaaactttcttaGATACACTTTCTCTAACTCCGTCTAATAGATTTACATTAGAATTTGAAACgagaattcaattatattttcaaaggtGGCATAAAGAAAGACGTAATTCGAGTAGTCGAGAGTTGATAATATGGCCGTCAGTGATTGTTTGCAACACTTTTTTCAGCATACAGCATAGcagatttcaaatttattttttatatgaaataatgtttagtggtaaaaatatttttctctctACAGTATTCAATAGAaaacatatacctacctaccaatgggctacctattggctattactTATTCTGTACCCAACCGCACCTTACATTGTCTGTCCACCTGAACAGtcaagtaggtattttaatgtGAGGCGACGTATCGGCGCCGgttctataggtatatattgatCAGTAACTCGGTAACAGCCGTTTCCGTTTGTACCGTctagaataaaatacaaccaAAAGAGAATATTGTTGTTTCCATTTTATAGACATACAAGATTTATTGTCGATTTTACAGTGAAGTGCCTTTTCTTAACACGGTCCCGACTTACTGGTGCCAACACCCTCGGCGACGTGAACCTTCATCAAGATTAAAAGtgacgtttttaaaatacatattataaacacatgtACGTAAACCATTATAAGGgtcatataataacattaaaaccgGTCGGACAATGCAGACAATAAACGACTGTAATGTTacgaagaagaagaaaaacatCTGCCGATAAACCCATACACGTCGTTGGCCATCAGCACAAAAACCGAAAAGGACTTATTGTATTCGGATCCCACTGCGATTTCTCTTTTGCAGGTCTTTTACAGAGAAGATTGTGTAGATAATACCTAAACGTGCGCTCCGGTTTATTTTTCCCTGACTTTTATgctcacaaaaatattatggtattatatgttcttataactatatgtgttaataaatttacactatattataacataatacgacattataaaatataagggaAATGTTGTATTCTGCTTATAATTCGACGGAGGGCGCGGTCCTTTTCGGCGTTACATTTTTAGGCGTATACAAATAGTAATCATACGTTTTTTTTGCgtgtgctatattatatttttttagtaaaaaagtaCTTAAGTGACTTCTTAGAATTCTAAGAAACTTCGTCAAATATATAGATGCATGATAAATCTTAAATCTTAAGTACGTtactatattagattatttattacttattaattattattgttgataccAAACAAACTTCCCATCACTAAGAAGTaattggttatattttatagatcatACTAATTATCATCTATATCTATTTACTGTCAGTAGTGTTCGTGTTTCAGCTGTGTCAATCTACGTATTTTTTTgcagtaatacaattttatatttatttttttaaattaaaatgaaatttgcaATAATGTAGATTTGGAAAAGGGGAGTAATTTATTAGTAGTGAATGTGTACATATTTTGGTACATCAGACAGCCTACAGATGCAGGATAATATGTCAGATGGAAATGCtgtataaaattgtgtatgtctacagtatattaataataactaataattccattttagaaaatactaGTGAGCATAACCATCTTGCAGATTCAACTAAAGTTCcgattaaatgtaaattgttagcttttttgaattattaacaattaagtaatttgtttaatgttattatttgtatctgttttcaaatattagaaataattatgaaataacttaaatttgttataaaaattttggcAACGTCGCATCAGTGGCCAGGCCTACCCGCTGGCTACGCTACTGCGATCGCATTCAATGTCACGTTCAATCGTACACCCGAAAACGTACGCAATAGTACTCCGTCGTAGACGGAATGTGCACGTCAACAGGGCggactacatatatataa
Proteins encoded in this region:
- the LOC126551764 gene encoding cyclin-dependent kinases regulatory subunit-like, producing the protein MSTQQNILFYSRIYEKVDKQDLRFVAISEEFSKTLPKDRTMTEAEWRNLGFELPSGWTHCGKIRPDQPANMVIFGKNKETNNS